Proteins found in one Saccharopolyspora phatthalungensis genomic segment:
- a CDS encoding amidohydrolase family protein, giving the protein MRTLIENAAVVTMDDVLGDFERADILVEDGVIAEIGTDLGVGDAERIDASSMIAMPGMVDTHRHTWQTALRGILADGNILDYLRGFRLQMATMYRPQDMYAGNYLGGLDCLNSGVTTLVDYCHNIVTDDHAHAAVAGLRDSGVRALYGHGLLPITSNTWSETQGGLEESAEEGNFARRARLAREIRDQYFPSEAQLLRFGIAPQELAIAPFGDVKREFELARELGARITFHSNQVLVPNLFKDIEVLHAHDMLGSDLLLVHATFSTESEWRLLRGTGTTVSVCAETEMQMGMGFPVIREATDNTPGPSLGIDCTSSTGGDLISHARLVLQATRWRDDQEYYVRSTTPTVMRWKTRDALRWLTVNGARAAGVDDVAGTLAPGKHADIVLLDMSGVSQAGWNRSDPCGAIIAQANSGNVHTVLVDGRVVKRDGRLVHVDVDGALATLAESHDYLYDQMAQHGGFIPQPPAELPVFNR; this is encoded by the coding sequence ATGCGAACTCTGATCGAGAACGCTGCGGTCGTCACGATGGACGACGTTCTCGGCGACTTCGAACGAGCCGACATCCTCGTCGAGGACGGTGTCATCGCCGAGATCGGAACGGACCTCGGCGTCGGCGATGCCGAGCGAATCGACGCCTCGTCGATGATCGCCATGCCGGGCATGGTCGACACCCATCGGCATACCTGGCAAACGGCGCTGCGCGGCATTCTGGCCGACGGGAACATCCTCGACTACCTGAGGGGATTCCGGCTGCAGATGGCCACGATGTACCGCCCGCAGGACATGTATGCGGGCAACTACCTCGGTGGCCTCGACTGCCTCAACTCCGGCGTGACCACATTGGTCGACTACTGCCACAACATCGTCACCGACGACCACGCACACGCTGCTGTCGCCGGACTGCGCGACTCGGGAGTGCGCGCGCTGTACGGACATGGCCTCCTGCCCATCACGTCGAACACGTGGTCGGAGACCCAAGGCGGGCTGGAGGAGTCGGCGGAAGAGGGGAACTTCGCCCGGCGCGCACGTCTGGCGCGGGAAATCCGCGATCAGTACTTCCCGAGCGAGGCTCAGCTGCTGCGTTTCGGCATCGCCCCGCAGGAACTGGCCATCGCTCCCTTCGGGGACGTCAAGCGCGAATTCGAGCTGGCCCGCGAGCTCGGCGCACGCATCACGTTCCACTCCAACCAGGTCCTCGTGCCCAACCTGTTCAAGGACATCGAGGTGCTGCACGCCCACGACATGCTCGGCAGCGATCTGCTCCTGGTACACGCGACATTCAGCACCGAGAGCGAATGGCGCCTGCTGCGGGGCACGGGCACCACGGTCTCGGTCTGCGCCGAGACCGAGATGCAAATGGGCATGGGATTCCCGGTTATCCGTGAGGCCACCGATAACACTCCCGGACCGAGCCTGGGCATCGACTGCACGAGCAGTACGGGCGGCGACCTGATTTCGCACGCGCGGCTCGTCCTGCAGGCGACCCGGTGGCGAGACGATCAGGAATACTACGTGCGATCGACGACTCCGACGGTCATGCGGTGGAAAACGCGCGACGCCCTGAGGTGGCTCACCGTCAACGGGGCCCGCGCCGCTGGCGTCGACGACGTGGCGGGCACCCTGGCTCCGGGCAAGCACGCCGACATCGTTTTGCTGGACATGTCGGGTGTCAGCCAGGCCGGCTGGAACCGCTCCGACCCCTGCGGCGCGATCATCGCGCAGGCCAACTCGGGCAACGTGCACACGGTGCTGGTCGACGGGCGGGTGGTCAAACGTGACGGCCGACTGGTGCACGTCGACGTCGACGGCGCGCTTGCGACGCTCGCGGAATCGCACGACTACCTCTACGACCAGATGGCCCAGCACGGCGGATTCATCCCGCAACCTCCCGCCGAGCTGCCGGTGTTCAATCGCTGA
- a CDS encoding LuxR C-terminal-related transcriptional regulator, whose amino-acid sequence MADVKKLLSSSRLVTITGVGGVGKTRLALRAASLLRRSFPGGVWIIELASLNDPRLVSDTVAATFGLRHQPGTTQLANLPERFRTRPLLLVLDNCEHVLDACAQLAHSLLEQCPLMRILTTSRQPLGIGGETVLELAPFSVPLEIAGFPGRTKPLRYAAVALLEERAQATNPAFTVSADNAPVVMRLCRRLDGIPLAIELAAVALRFLSAEEIVMRLDHRFELLTGGTRATPTRQQTLQDMVDWSYGLCSPAEQVLWARLSVFGPGFDLEAAEAIGSGDDIQTADVLDLIRGLIDKSIVTAERHPGKIRYRLLETLRDYGRDRLAELGETTVVGRKHLHYYRHVAVKAEAEWLGAGHTTVFARLRAEHANLREAMEFSASQPGEAQAGSVIAAALRFFWLSSGYVYEGRRWLDRLLALTAERDSVRVKALYVNGYLNTTLNNAPSATALLEEARALAMELGDQPGAAYVAQIAGLTALFNEDPARARTLFEEALAGHRLIGDHAAAAYDQIELALSVAFLGDHERAAALFRECPAIEETYGEQWMRSLALWAQGIADLLAGNYQQAAVAQLESLVLRLDFHEQFQIGLCVEILACIASADGDAVRAATLFGMCQTIKQNVDASLSGHKHIARLHDRYEARARRSLGDKMFQKVFRRAAQLGFDEGIAWITQDPNKSGEIKGRATEESHASMLTPREQEVAALVAQGKTNKEIAADMVIARRTADSHIDHILTKLGFTTRTQIAAWVTQRETAPESD is encoded by the coding sequence TTGGCCGACGTGAAGAAACTCCTGAGCTCTTCGCGGTTAGTGACCATCACCGGTGTCGGCGGCGTGGGCAAAACCAGGTTGGCACTGCGGGCAGCCTCGTTGCTGAGGCGGTCGTTTCCGGGCGGTGTCTGGATCATTGAGCTGGCGAGCCTGAACGACCCTCGACTCGTCTCCGACACGGTGGCCGCCACGTTCGGCCTGCGACACCAGCCCGGCACGACGCAGTTGGCGAACCTGCCCGAGCGCTTTCGTACCCGCCCGCTCCTGCTCGTGCTGGACAACTGCGAGCACGTCCTCGATGCGTGCGCGCAGCTCGCGCACTCGCTGCTCGAACAGTGCCCGCTGATGCGGATCCTGACCACAAGCCGCCAACCCTTGGGCATCGGCGGCGAGACCGTCCTGGAGTTGGCTCCCTTCTCGGTTCCCCTGGAGATCGCAGGATTTCCGGGACGGACGAAGCCCCTTCGATACGCGGCAGTCGCGCTGCTGGAGGAGCGAGCTCAAGCCACAAACCCAGCTTTCACGGTCAGCGCGGACAACGCGCCGGTCGTCATGCGATTGTGCCGTCGGCTGGACGGCATTCCACTGGCGATTGAACTGGCCGCGGTCGCTCTTCGGTTCCTGTCGGCCGAGGAGATCGTGATGCGGCTCGATCATCGCTTTGAATTGCTGACCGGCGGAACCCGGGCGACACCGACCCGACAGCAGACCCTGCAAGACATGGTCGACTGGAGCTACGGGCTGTGCTCTCCTGCCGAACAGGTGCTGTGGGCACGGCTGTCCGTATTTGGTCCCGGGTTCGACCTGGAGGCGGCCGAAGCGATCGGTTCCGGCGATGACATCCAGACCGCCGATGTGCTCGATCTGATCAGAGGTTTGATCGACAAGTCGATTGTGACCGCGGAGCGGCATCCGGGCAAGATCCGTTATCGGCTGCTGGAGACACTCCGGGATTACGGCCGGGACCGGCTTGCCGAGCTCGGTGAGACCACCGTCGTCGGTCGCAAGCATCTCCACTACTACCGGCACGTCGCCGTGAAAGCCGAGGCGGAATGGTTAGGCGCCGGACACACCACGGTCTTCGCCCGGCTACGAGCCGAGCACGCCAACCTGCGTGAGGCGATGGAATTCTCGGCTTCCCAACCCGGCGAAGCGCAGGCCGGATCGGTGATCGCCGCCGCTCTTCGGTTTTTCTGGCTCAGCAGCGGCTATGTCTACGAGGGACGTCGTTGGCTTGATCGCCTCTTGGCGTTGACCGCGGAACGCGATTCGGTGCGTGTCAAAGCGCTCTACGTCAACGGGTACTTGAATACCACGCTCAACAACGCGCCATCCGCGACCGCACTGCTGGAGGAGGCCAGAGCGCTGGCCATGGAGCTGGGAGATCAACCAGGGGCGGCCTACGTCGCGCAGATCGCGGGGCTCACCGCCCTGTTCAATGAAGATCCTGCGCGGGCGCGCACGCTCTTCGAGGAGGCCCTTGCCGGGCATCGGCTGATTGGCGATCATGCTGCCGCTGCCTACGATCAGATCGAGCTCGCGTTGTCCGTCGCGTTCCTTGGCGATCACGAGCGCGCCGCCGCGCTGTTCCGTGAGTGCCCAGCCATCGAGGAAACCTACGGCGAACAGTGGATGAGATCGCTTGCCCTGTGGGCGCAGGGAATAGCCGACCTGCTTGCGGGCAATTATCAGCAAGCCGCCGTGGCGCAACTGGAAAGTCTCGTCCTGCGGCTCGACTTCCACGAACAGTTCCAGATCGGGTTGTGCGTTGAGATCCTGGCCTGCATAGCCAGCGCAGACGGTGACGCGGTGCGGGCTGCGACCTTGTTCGGCATGTGCCAGACGATCAAACAGAACGTCGACGCGTCGCTGTCCGGCCATAAACATATCGCGCGCCTCCACGACCGCTACGAGGCAAGAGCACGAAGGTCGCTCGGCGACAAGATGTTCCAGAAAGTCTTCCGCCGGGCCGCGCAGCTCGGCTTCGACGAGGGCATCGCATGGATAACCCAAGACCCGAACAAATCCGGGGAGATAAAAGGCCGCGCGACCGAAGAATCGCACGCCTCCATGCTTACTCCGCGCGAGCAAGAAGTGGCGGCGCTGGTCGCGCAGGGCAAGACCAACAAAGAAATCGCCGCCGACATGGTGATCGCCCGCCGCACCGCTGATTCCCACATCGACCACATACTGACCAAGCTCGGCTTCACCACACGAACCCAGATCGCCGCCTGGGTCACTCAACGGGAGACCGCACCGGAATCCGACTGA
- a CDS encoding alpha/beta fold hydrolase, whose protein sequence is MRLPVDEAGDGSTVVLLHARPADRTMWRRHLPLLADGGAHAIAVDLPGYGQAPASEIAPWTAVLDTVDALGVDRFALAGNSLGALIALHTTIHAPERVTGLVLVGYRPHDQPASPRLTKAWEREQAALQADDLDAAVQAGVQAWTAESAAPQVKAHATDMLRNNLRRQYIGGDTPPEVSDPAALDELSHPALIAVGEHDMPDFYEGGAKLAAALDAGELNIIPGAGHLAPLEQPESFSQLLLGFLN, encoded by the coding sequence ATGCGGCTTCCGGTCGACGAAGCCGGGGACGGATCAACGGTCGTGTTGCTTCATGCCAGGCCGGCCGACCGCACGATGTGGCGCCGGCACCTGCCACTGCTCGCCGACGGCGGGGCGCACGCGATCGCGGTCGATCTGCCCGGCTATGGCCAGGCACCGGCGTCGGAAATCGCACCCTGGACCGCCGTGCTCGATACGGTCGATGCCCTCGGCGTCGACCGGTTCGCGCTCGCGGGCAACTCGCTCGGCGCGTTGATCGCCCTGCACACCACAATCCACGCCCCCGAACGCGTCACCGGGCTGGTGCTGGTCGGCTACCGGCCACACGACCAGCCAGCCTCCCCACGGCTGACCAAGGCATGGGAGCGTGAACAGGCCGCGTTGCAAGCCGACGATCTCGACGCCGCGGTCCAGGCCGGAGTGCAAGCTTGGACCGCCGAAAGCGCTGCACCGCAAGTAAAAGCACACGCCACCGACATGCTGCGCAACAACCTGAGACGGCAGTACATCGGCGGCGACACCCCGCCCGAGGTGTCCGACCCGGCAGCCCTCGATGAACTTTCCCACCCCGCCCTGATCGCGGTCGGGGAACACGACATGCCCGACTTCTACGAAGGCGGTGCGAAACTCGCCGCAGCGCTGGACGCCGGAGAACTCAACATCATCCCGGGCGCCGGCCACCTCGCACCCCTCGAACAACCAGAATCGTTCAGTCAACTACTCCTCGGCTTCCTCAACTAG
- a CDS encoding Vgb family protein → MPNTVETTLVTDKLSRPTGLAVDASAGIAYVCTSGSLTKVTLTNGATATVATGLGDPHTVVLDGQGHAYTPDIGGRTGKVDLSTGKSETFGPEEASYAFGIAMAPAKDSVYVLHRSSGPLFQLDTTGKLVKKFDLPSGDYHSVAIDHANAYVVRDFQAILRVDLGTGKNTSLADGFSTLYDLALDGHESLYVPDYDTGILWRVNLTSGEKEQVTTGFQGCHGMGSDGKNAYVTRQSQGKLLRVSNVLSPVRPPTITTPKENDQVPADQVIKGTVPDADKVTLTDGATDLGAAELKGTDWTLKPKSTWAFGKHEVSAVAHKATEQSLPTAVHFTVADHNLKTDQKLNNHWQQNGKYIYSYDLTIHAEKDRVYEWTVSFDARRGAVLDPAWVKEFWAKVDKDGSDGRVVLSNVDEKHTIDPDTPLTIRVRMLCPSEDAIYNQLDNLVTHQTK, encoded by the coding sequence ATGCCGAACACCGTCGAGACCACACTCGTGACCGACAAACTGAGTCGTCCCACAGGGCTTGCCGTCGATGCTTCCGCCGGCATCGCCTACGTGTGCACATCAGGTTCTCTGACCAAGGTCACGCTCACCAACGGCGCCACCGCGACGGTCGCCACCGGGCTGGGCGACCCGCACACGGTCGTACTCGATGGCCAGGGACACGCCTACACTCCCGACATCGGCGGGAGAACCGGAAAGGTCGACCTGTCCACCGGAAAGAGCGAAACGTTCGGTCCTGAGGAGGCCAGTTATGCCTTCGGGATCGCGATGGCTCCGGCCAAGGACAGCGTCTATGTTCTGCACCGCTCGAGTGGGCCGCTCTTCCAGCTCGACACCACGGGAAAGCTGGTCAAGAAGTTCGACCTGCCTAGTGGCGACTACCACAGCGTGGCGATCGACCACGCCAATGCTTACGTCGTGCGCGACTTCCAGGCAATCCTGCGGGTCGACCTAGGCACTGGAAAAAACACTTCTCTCGCGGATGGTTTCTCAACGCTCTACGACCTGGCCTTGGACGGGCACGAGTCGCTCTACGTCCCCGACTACGACACGGGCATCCTGTGGAGAGTCAACCTCACCAGCGGTGAGAAGGAACAGGTCACCACGGGTTTCCAGGGCTGCCACGGCATGGGCTCCGACGGCAAGAACGCCTACGTCACCAGGCAGAGTCAAGGGAAGCTGCTCCGGGTCAGCAACGTCTTGTCGCCGGTGCGGCCGCCAACGATCACCACACCGAAGGAAAACGACCAGGTCCCCGCCGACCAGGTGATCAAGGGCACCGTGCCCGACGCCGACAAAGTCACCCTCACCGACGGTGCCACCGACCTCGGTGCCGCTGAGCTGAAAGGGACAGACTGGACGCTGAAGCCCAAAAGCACTTGGGCGTTCGGCAAACACGAGGTCAGCGCCGTCGCTCACAAGGCCACTGAGCAGTCTTTGCCTACGGCGGTCCACTTCACTGTCGCCGATCACAACCTCAAGACCGACCAGAAGCTGAACAACCACTGGCAACAGAATGGCAAGTACATCTACTCCTACGATTTGACCATCCACGCCGAGAAGGACCGCGTCTACGAATGGACCGTCTCCTTCGACGCCCGGCGTGGGGCCGTCCTGGATCCGGCCTGGGTCAAGGAATTCTGGGCCAAGGTCGACAAGGACGGATCCGACGGCAGGGTGGTGCTGTCCAACGTCGATGAGAAGCACACCATCGACCCCGACACTCCCCTCACCATCAGGGTGCGGATGCTGTGCCCGAGCGAGGACGCCATCTACAACCAGCTGGACAACCTCGTCACCCACCAAACGAAATGA